ATAACTCCCGAATTTCACAGTCGCTGTATTTCCGCAATGCGGGCAAATCACCTTGTTGTTATCCATATCTCACCTCAAACCAATAATAGGCCCTGGGACTGAAATCAACCAAATGCAAGCAGTAAGTGCTTATTACGCTTGTCCCATGCGGGCACCTGAACTGCAGGGCCATCTGAATACCGAAAATAATCGCGATACCACGGCCAAGGATCAAACGTTGAAGGGGTTCCATCTTTGCCTCGGAACACAACAAACGATGCTGTTCGAGGAAGCGAATAGCACGCCGCGGCCATTGCCAACTCGCCATTCTGGTGCTGTTTGTCATGCTCTGCCGTCCATCCCTCTTCCTGGACCTGGCGTTGTCGTTCCTGTGCGATCAGTTCAACTCCGGTCACTTCTCAAACCTCCTCCGTTTGGGTATTCTGCACCGGCTCAAAAGACAATGGTTTACCTTCTCCTTCGACGGACTTTACCCAATCGCAGCGATCACACTTCACTCGGATGTTTTTCATTTCTTCCTCACTTTGCCCAGTCGTAACAACAACCCCCCCTAAAGGGGGTGTTGTTACGCCACTGGGCAAAAAGCAAGTTTATAATTAAACCTGTAACACCGTAACGCCTGCTATGTAACATGTTATATAACACCGTAGCACCTGCTATGTAACGTGTTATATTCACTACTCAACATGTGATTTTCTCCCCCAATGGCCATCAGGCAACTTGACGAAAGTGTCCTGATAGCGATTAAGTGTGGCTCTTATTACAGCCTCAGACACCTCATTCTCTTCGTCAGATAACACCTCCTGAATTGCCTTAACTGTCAATCCCTTTCCGGTCCCATTGAGGGCGGCAGAGATTCGATCTTTCAGGGGCAATTCTTTTGATAACGTGGGATCCTCCGCGATTTTCGCGGGGTGAATGATGAGGGCGTTTCCATCATCGAACCAGTTGAGTTCAAACCCGATGGGCCGTAATAGCCGACCCTGATTAACCTTTCGATGGAACATCCCCACCGTCATCCGGTCTGACCCGAACTCTTGTGTTTTCTTGATCTCCCATACCGACCGGGCGCAATTCACTTTATAAACGCTCCCGAACGGGGATTTCTTTTCATTGGACTTATTCACATGGTCTACACTGAGGGTGGTTATACCCATACTGCGTAGCGCCATGAAATACGCCAGAACTGCCGTTGCTGATTCCGGCTCTCCTCCACAAGCCGCGCCCACCGAATCGACAATTACCAACTCGGCTTTAGTGTCCAGCGCTAACCGTTGGATAGTCTCTATGTCTGCGGCTAATGGTTGAAAACATCTCCTATAGTTAAGTTCCGCATCAGCAAGGTCCATACCGGTCCGTATCGATTTGATCCGTTCATCGGCTTCTTGTTCTGATGTTTCAAAGTCCAGGAAAAGGACCGGTCCTTTCTTTGGCCACAAATCACACCGTTGCTGGCCTGTTTGCACGAGCAGGCCGAAAAAGTAGCTCAAGTAGCTCTTCCCGGATCCACCAGGCGCGTAAACAAGATTTGCTTCCTTTTCGACCAGCATTGGGGCTAACCTGTATCGCTGTTTATTGTCTCGTGCAGGCAGATTTCCGACTGTGATTAATGGCTGCCCCTCCCTGTGTTTACGGACCACTCTAACGCAAACGCTCTCGATCAACCCATCCCAATCAGGGAGGGCCATGCGGCTTGTCATGTGCTTAGAGAGTGTTTTCCGAGACTGGGCCGAGAGTAGATTGAGGCGTGAATGGTGCATGAATGAATCAACACCCGGTGCGTCAGTGGTGATTTCTATCTCTCCAGTGAGCGAATCTCCAGTTTCTTTTAGCCTATCCATCCGGACGGATATCATTTCCTCTTCAAATCTTATCCGGTAGACGCCGCCGTTGTGTTCAAATGCTGGTGCTTGCATATGCTCCTTCACAACCCCTGGATGGCCTTAATAGTTGGTTCACGCTTGATATCTGAGTTTAATTCTCGGTCGATGGTCGCCATCGCCTGAAATATCCGATGGCGCTTCGATGTGGTCGCTTTGAGCATCCGCACATGAAGTGCTTCCATATCTATGTGTATCCATTGCAGCCAATCTTTAAAATCCTCGATATCTCTTTGCTCTTCCACCTCCATTAAGTAAGATTCCATGTTGCCTGTGTGAAGCATGTTTTGTAAGGCATGCCGCCATAAACCCACCGTTTGTGTATCATCGAGATTGTCGCAGGAGAGTACAAGGATGTGGTCTAGTGTAATCATCTCGATATTGTTAATGGATAGCCATTTAGTGATCGCCCTAAAGAATGATTTGTTATAGTGGCTGATGAAATCACCATCGGATAATTGTCGGGCAAGTTGACGTGCCTTTTCCCGTGCTCCCGCACGGTGTAACGCCAATAGATCAAGCAGCACAATTGACTCTAAATCAGTCCGGTATACTTGATCGTAGATGTCGCGTTCATCGATCACTATAGACTCCCTTGCGTTGGATAACGTTTCTGACCGTAGTCCAGTTTACTGACAGTCCGTGTTCCTCGCGGAGGAAGTTGGTGATTGCCTTATAACCCCAGCCCATTCCGTGACAGCTATCAATTGTTGGAACCATGTCCGGAGGAATAGCCCTCTGACCGCCACGGTAGCGTGATGGATCAGTCACAAAATCAGCCACAGGGGTGGAAATGGGGTGGAATGAATCGTTCTGTACTTGAGAACCGGAGGTATTGCTCTTGAGAGAGCGCTCAAACTCATCAATGATGCGCTGGAATTCCTGGCGCAGGGCCGGTTTATCTTGGATGGATGCTGCGGCGGCTTGGAGGGCGGCGATGGCTTGATCTTTATCCATGCGTCACCACCAGTCCATCGTATGATAGGGAAGTCATCGATTTAACATCAAACAGGCCAGACAATACATTCCCCGGGACGGCTACCCATTCATTGCCGATGAACTCATAAAGTTTGACGCCCTTCCGTATACTGATAGTCATGAACTTCCGATCCCTACAGTTGTGAATCGCGATCCAGGTCATGACGCCCTCTCAAGCCGGTTATCGCCGGCGGTCGCCGGGGGACGCCGGGGGACGCCGGGGGACGGCCCCCATTGAGATTTCGGTTCCCACATTGTGGACAACTGTCGCCTCTATGCGAGACGCTCATTGCTTCTTCTTTCGTATACTCCAACTGGCAGAACTGACAGATGATCACTATGGGGCTGGTTATCTGTTGCATCGGTTGACCTCCCCTTCGGGCATGTTTCGTGCC
The window above is part of the Dehalococcoidia bacterium genome. Proteins encoded here:
- a CDS encoding AAA family ATPase, with product MQAPAFEHNGGVYRIRFEEEMISVRMDRLKETGDSLTGEIEITTDAPGVDSFMHHSRLNLLSAQSRKTLSKHMTSRMALPDWDGLIESVCVRVVRKHREGQPLITVGNLPARDNKQRYRLAPMLVEKEANLVYAPGGSGKSYLSYFFGLLVQTGQQRCDLWPKKGPVLFLDFETSEQEADERIKSIRTGMDLADAELNYRRCFQPLAADIETIQRLALDTKAELVIVDSVGAACGGEPESATAVLAYFMALRSMGITTLSVDHVNKSNEKKSPFGSVYKVNCARSVWEIKKTQEFGSDRMTVGMFHRKVNQGRLLRPIGFELNWFDDGNALIIHPAKIAEDPTLSKELPLKDRISAALNGTGKGLTVKAIQEVLSDEENEVSEAVIRATLNRYQDTFVKLPDGHWGRKSHVE